A region of the Apium graveolens cultivar Ventura chromosome 6, ASM990537v1, whole genome shotgun sequence genome:
GACATATGAGTTGGATTTATAGTATGATCCGTTGGGCGTATCCAGCAGCTTATTTGGGCTTTGACATATGATGAtagaattttattttattttactaatttatttatttttaactgTTAAGAGTTTCAGTCTAAGATGATGATAGAATTTCATTGATAAAGAAAAAGATGATAGAATTTCAGGCTCGGTCTTAAATTAAACTAATAAAGTACTATAAACTAATAGAGTACTAATTAAGATATTCCAATTTATGAGGAAATTTTATAATTGCACTTTTATCATAAATATGTGTTGCTTTGATTAAAAATGTAAAACTTATGTAAAGTAATAAATATATACCGacaatattataaaaataaaaatataagttatAATAAGACTTTGctaattattattaatatctGAGTTATAAGATAAGAAAAAAATTTGTAGTATAGTATAAATagtaaataataaaaaataattacctagaaaataattaaaaataatttaagtgCCGCAGTCTCCTCCTAATTTCAGGTTCAGTCCGATTAGCACCCCTAGGCCACGTAGAAATTCAACGAAGCGGTGCTTGACTCCTAAAAATAATGATATAACATTAAATTCACCCTCAGAACCATgcaatataaaattaatataattcaaaatttGTAGCAGAATATTTCTTATAATGTGTCCCCAAAGCTCCTGGGGATGGATACTTGCCGCAACAGATGGCTTATTAATTTACTCGCTCACAAGGTCAACCCTGGTCAGTAACAAGTCCAACAGCTACTTATACTAAACATACACCAACACTAAGAAATCTATAGAGTACGTGTGTTGGTATTTTATAGTAACAAACTCATTTCAAACAATTATAAACTAATCAAACTTAAGATTCAAATATCGACCGCAAGAAGCATCTTAGCTTCTTCTACCTTTGTTGTCTTTCTCTTCCTGGTGAATAAAGCCCTAATGCTCCCTGGCTCCTATATATTCGTTTCTTAATAAACCCAATCAAAATAAACATATTTATACCCGTCATATCTAGTATATAAATTATATGATTCTGTGCAGGATATAATTTACGCCGTCTTACTcttattttgaaaaataaaaaaacgaTTGCATGAAAATTTCCGGTTTTTGTATATACTTGTATAAAATaagtaaaaagtaaaaaaaaattaaatacacaagaattatatttaaaatatatattagaAATGTGTTAATAACTATATCGTAAAATATATTTAGTACACTAAGTTGTGCCTACACATGATGACTTTGGACAAATTACAAGTTACAACATTTCGTGGTCATTGAATCCGGCTTATCAATTTTTTTGGATCATATTAATATACTTTTTTAAAATTAAGAAATTAAAGCACAATAAATTTAATAATACAAATCAGACCCGTCCGTCCCATACAAATACAAATTTTCTTAATTACGATTTTATTtatcaatttatttatttaaaatgataCGAATTCATGACTTACAAAACTTTATATGAACAATTTTGCTTAAAAGTGATAGGCACCCCTGTGATAAAATATAACAAAAAGGAAAAATCATACGGGGTGATGTCTTATTAATGTACATATAAAGAAACGGACACATTTGAAACAATTGTAAATTATTCTAACTTATGATTCAAATAACTACCACAAGAAGCATCCGAGCTTATTCTACCTTTCTGGTCATTCCTTCTCCTCCTCTTTCCATATAAATACCTGCATTGCCAATGCTTCTTCTTCTTTAGTTCTCAATCTACTCAAAATTTCAGTAGATTTTATTAAAATAATCACCTTGAGATCTTCACCTCCATTGAGAAGGTGCATCTCACTTTCAAATCTCACTTAATATAAACCCTAACAGTACTTCATTCAAATTCTTATGATCTCTCTCCATCTCATTTCACACTCTTCACAACATTTTTCACCTCTCTTCTTCTTGTGATCATACACATTCATTTGCTTGGTGATCATTAATTTATTTAATGGCTTCGTTAGTTACGTATTCGGATCCGAAATTACGAAAACCTAATCTACTAAAAGATTTTCTATTAGATGAATTTAGTTCATGTTCATCTAATGGCTTTCGTTCATTCCCTAGACGACAATGCTGCACCACAACCGTCCGAATCTTACTCGATCGCGATCTCGCAAAAAAGAAACACAATAATCATCAAATTCCGGTGCCTCAAAAATCATCTTCCCCGGGAAAATCAATGCTTCAAAGAGCCTCCACGGCAGTGTACAAAGCCGTGAAAAATTTACCATTCTCATCCTCCGTGATGAAGCCTAGAAGAGCAATTTTACCGAGGAGCATTTCTCGAAAGCTGTTCAAGCGAAGCTTCTGGAAGAAATCTGATCGCAAGGAGATCGAACGGTGGAACACATTTCACACTGTCGTTGATAATAAATCAGAGCCGTCAATGCTGTACTCTCCCGTCAAAACAAACACGGGGATCACAAACAGTACTAAAAGTAAAAAAAGTTACGGCAGCAGTGTTAGCTGGACGGAGAGTGAGTTTACGAGCAGTAGCTCGTGTTGGAGTGGTAATTCAGGGACGGTAAATTCATCAGAAAACGAGGTGGTGAAAAATTCGGAGCAAGTGGTAAAAAAGGGCAAGAGAGTCGGCGTTATTGTCGGTGAAGCAATTACTAGTTCTGATGCCAACTGTGTTGTGGATAGCCCTAAGGTATGTAACATTTTTAATAGTAATAATATTGTAATATTATAATGCAGTCCCCTAAGTTTAAACTCGAAGCATTTGATCGTTGGTTTTTGTCCTTTTATTTAGATGCACGTTTACAACTTTAGCGTATCTGTAAATATACTAAGATATGCATGATCATATATGATTTACATTTGCCTAACTAAATTCACCTATGACAACCTCTAATTAAACATAGATTTACATGGCTTAGAATCAATAGATTAAATTTATATGTGATTTTTTGTAAGCTACAATgttttctttatttaaataagTCAGAAGGTCGATTATAAAAGTAAATAGGATAATCGAGATTGTAACATATTGATTCGAAATTCATTGGCTGTAAATCACATTGTATATAATTATATGATAAAAAAAAACATCTTTAAGAAAAAGTTTATAGCATTTACAAAACAACTCAAATGTGTCTGTGAGGGCCTCGTGTGTCAAACAAGTAGAGTGAGATACATCAATATCGTAGAGATACTTTAATATTTAGATCAATTGCATATTAAATAGTATATACATATAGTTGGACAGTAtcaattttatttgatttgataTGTATATAGTAGGACACTAAACAATAGTATATGTTAAGTGAACATGTAATATAGGTGGACAATCATAAAACGAAGCTTATCATATGATATTTTTAAACgaaaaacatataaaatataTGTAGATTCTTGTGGATTTCATTGTAGTGTACACAACCACTAGTGAGTGTGACAGCGTGAGTCCACATAACAGAAAATCAGATGGGAGGATTCAAACGCAAGTTTGAGCAGGACATTAGGAGTGATGGATATTTAAAACTTGAGGGGTGTTTTAGGAAATGAGCCGACAAAAATTGAAATTTACTGCGGGAAATAAGGAGACTAACAGCTTCAGATACGGGGATCTACAGAATCCACGTGTGGTGAATATCTTTATTAAACGTGATGAAATTTTTGGGCTAATGTATGCACAGCCGTCGATTCTTCCACGTGAGTTTCAGTCACGCTATTTGCGGCGTTGATACTCGCGAGTGTATGCTGTTTAGTTTTCCATGGACAGAATAACAGATACAGCATTGTGTATTTACTAGAAAGCCCGTAATGGAGTACTACTGCTAATTATTAATGCTGAGGCAATAATTGTGAACAGTTGCTGTGGAGTGTTTAATGCAAAGCATGTAAGATTGACATCTCTCATGTTTAAGTTAAGTCTCCAGTCATTCATGTCGGTCTCAATGCAGACCCTCTGTGACTGCTACTGCTATCTGCTATGTGTGTGTTCATTGATGTCAGCATTAAATATTCtatttgtaaattcttattttaatttgaaatttGAATATCTATGCATCTATTCTCTGGCTGAATTTGAATTACTGATGGTTCAGTATTagtataaaaaataatttaaacaaGTGTTACTGTAAGTTGCATCCACCTAGTGTACTTGCACAAAACGAACCTTTGAACAAAAAGAATGTTACGTGTCACTGACTCACTGGCATAAGTTTCAGTAATTTTGTGTTCATAATCTTTAATTTGGTAACTAATTTGATGTTTTCCAAACATTAAAAAAGTGAATATTAAATTTTGGATGGATGCCGAGTGCCTGATCTTTACTACCCCTGATACTCCCTTTTATGATTTTCTGTTTTACATTGGTAACTGTTGACTTCTCTTCTAGCATGAACTAACATAGTACATAATGGATATGTAGCAGAAACAATGGCCTAACGAGGAAAACAAGGAACAATTTAGTCCAGTATCCGTGCTTGATTGTCCGTTCGACAATGATGATGTTGTGGAGGAAGAAGATGAGGTTTCTTCAGCTTTTAAGCACAAGCGGCCCCTTGTTGTGGAAGGTATTGTGCTATCATATGCAAAATTGTCCCTATGTTGGATCTGCGTTAAGTCCGGACACTATTCTTTTCAGTCGAATTCCTAAAATTGTGACAAAATGCAAAAATTACACACTTGTGACTTGTGTGAGAGTAATTCACCCGAGTTTTTCATCAACTTAAGTGGCTTCCATTAAGAATTGTTGCGTGTCATTTTGTTTTATCAACATTCATCGTTAGACACATTATGTAAACTTGATTATTAGCAGGAACAAAACACAAGCTCAACAAGAATCTTCGACGTCTAGAGAGCTTGTCTAAACTCGAGCCTGTCGTTTTAGAGAAGCGTATTGCTCTGGCCGAATGTGACAATGAATCTGTTGGATCTCCCTTAGTGCCCATCCAAGAAAACTTCATTTCAGACAGTGAGGAAGAGTATAAGAAATCAGAAAAAAAGTCAGAGGAATTGCTTGAACAAATGAAGGCAAGAACGCCATCAACGAGTCTCGTACTCAACTCCGACAATCTTTTCTTGGACTTCTTTATAGAGGCAACTTGTGAATTAAACAAAGTATCCGACTGTGAGCTGTTGGACTTGGCGAAAGATTGGATAAATGGACAACCACAAGAGGTGTTGTTGGGATGGGAAGTGCAGAAGAACAGGGAAGTGTACATCAGAGAAATGGAAAAGGGAGGAATGTGGGGGAAATTAGATGAAGATAGACAAGAAGTTGCATTACAGTTGGAAGCTGAGATTTTCACTTCTCTGGTGAATGATCTATTTGTTAGTTTTTGATTAATTTTAGTTGCTTTCTAGATGGGAACAATGGACAACAACTGAGGGTTGTTTCCATTAGCAGGCAGGGATTCGAAGAAGTTAGGTGGTGTTACATTTCTTTTTTTAATTGCAAAATCATATAATTTGGCAGCTTGAAAAGTGTTTGATCTTGTAAATGATGAATCTGAGATATTTGCCACTTCAAATAAAAGTTTGATTTGTAGTATGTACCTCCGTTTCTGAGTTTTTGTACGGGGTTCTAAACTCGCTAGGTTGCACAATTTACTCGTTCATTGCTAATCCACTTGGGTTTAACCTACTTCCAACTTTGATGGCTGTTGCAAGTGATGTAGCCTCAGCTATTTCCTGTGCCCAGCAAATTCTAGACCTTTTCGGTGCTGGTCAGATGCTTGAACTAAGAGCATGGTCTAATTCTGGTCGAAAATAAATTCGTGATCCGTATTTCCCTTGTTCTGCCAACCGATTAACTCTCGTCCAAAAACCTTATCAGGCGTTATATTCCATTTAAAAATGTTGGGGAACTTGGGTTTTAGCCTCATACTGTCACGTCAACTCAATTCATTATTTGAATGGACGAATATTACATACGCGTAACAAACGATGCTTAAGAAATATTTTTTACGAGAGAATTTTGCGAGACACACATAAAACAACACACATTTGTATAAATATTAAGGCCTCGGTTGGTTCAATGCAACCCAGCATAGTAACTCACACTTCCTTGGAACTTCTTGAAATCCCGTGTTTGGTTGTGTAATTTTTTGATTTAGTTAAATAACTTAAAATTCCATGATACTTCTAATTCCTACAAAAGACCTAGTTATTTATAATAGGTGGTTTTTCAGAGTTACGTAGTTGTTGCATATTCAAAAATTTTATAACATGTACCATATATCAATTACTAAAActctaattttataaaataaataaaaaattgtaTATTCAGATTAAgtgttaaaataaattaatttcaatttaaaatttattcatcttatcatatttttatatatttaagtataaatttaaattattttcagttttaatttaacgctatatattattttataataataatttcATTATATATCTTTGTTTGTCTTTAAATCATTATATATATCGTATCTTATTTACTATCTTATTTTAAG
Encoded here:
- the LOC141663988 gene encoding uncharacterized protein LOC141663988 isoform X3, which produces MASLVTYSDPKLRKPNLLKDFLLDEFSSCSSNGFRSFPRRQCCTTTVRILLDRDLAKKKHNNHQIPVPQKSSSPGKSMLQRASTAVYKAVKNLPFSSSVMKPRRAILPRSISRKLFKRSFWKKSDRKEIERWNTFHTVVDNKSEPSMLYSPVKTNTGITNSTKSKKSYGSSVSWTESEFTSSSSCWSGNSGTVNSSENEVVKNSEQVVKKGKRVGVIVGEAITSSDANCVVDSPKKQWPNEENKEQFSPVSVLDCPFDNDDVVEEEDEVSSAFKHKRPLVVEAGTKHKLNKNLRRLESLSKLEPVVLEKRIALAECDNESVGSPLVPIQENFISDSEEEYKKSEKKSEELLEQMKARTPSTSLVLNSDNLFLDFFIEATCELNKVSDCELLDLAKDWINGQPQEVLLGWEVQKNREVYIREMEKGGMWGKLDEDRQEVALQLEAEIFTSLVNDLFVSF
- the LOC141663988 gene encoding uncharacterized protein LOC141663988 isoform X1 — encoded protein: MASLVTYSDPKLRKPNLLKDFLLDEFSSCSSNGFRSFPRRQCCTTTVRILLDRDLAKKKHNNHQIPVPQKSSSPGKSMLQRASTAVYKAVKNLPFSSSVMKPRRAILPRSISRKLFKRSFWKKSDRKEIERWNTFHTVVDNKSEPSMLYSPVKTNTGITNSTKSKKSYGSSVSWTESEFTSSSSCWSGNSGTVNSSENEVVKNSEQVVKKGKRVGVIVGEAITSSDANCVVDSPKQKQWPNEENKEQFSPVSVLDCPFDNDDVVEEEDEVSSAFKHKRPLVVEAGTKHKLNKNLRRLESLSKLEPVVLEKRIALAECDNESVGSPLVPIQENFISDSEEEYKKSEKKSEELLEQMKARTPSTSLVLNSDNLFLDFFIEATCELNKVSDCELLDLAKDWINGQPQEVLLGWEVQKNREVYIREMEKGGMWGKLDEDRQEVALQLEAEIFTSLVNDLFVSF
- the LOC141663988 gene encoding uncharacterized protein LOC141663988 isoform X2; this translates as MASLVTYSDPKLRKPNLLKDFLLDEFSSCSSNGFRSFPRRQCCTTTVRILLDRDLAKKKHNNHQIPVPQKSSSPGKSMLQRASTAVYKAVKNLPFSSSVMKPRRAILPRSISRKLFKRSFWKKSDRKEIERWNTFHTVVDNKSEPSMLYSPVKTNTGITNSTKSKKSYGSSVSWTESEFTSSSSCWSGNSGTVNSSENEVVKNSEQVVKKGKRVGVIVGEAITSSDANCVVDSPKQKQWPNEENKEQFSPVSVLDCPFDNDDVVEEEDEVSSAFKHKRPLVVEGTKHKLNKNLRRLESLSKLEPVVLEKRIALAECDNESVGSPLVPIQENFISDSEEEYKKSEKKSEELLEQMKARTPSTSLVLNSDNLFLDFFIEATCELNKVSDCELLDLAKDWINGQPQEVLLGWEVQKNREVYIREMEKGGMWGKLDEDRQEVALQLEAEIFTSLVNDLFVSF